The following proteins come from a genomic window of Halomicroarcula saliterrae:
- a CDS encoding DedA family protein produces the protein MVDLTAVVLDYLRLYGPLVLCLFTFFETSMLFPFLPSEVVVPAAAAILVTDLPSLLVFVTAAGVGGTVGAFVPFYVFYDTRAGRADWLRRYVDVPDAKLRHGQRWFQRWGRPSVLWGRFLPVVRSVVSIPAGLARMNPFEFGLLTAVGTVAFYAVAGAVVYYGRTRGVFETAVAVAAERPVLAALALLALLALGVLADRAVDRWVTRD, from the coding sequence ATGGTCGACCTCACCGCGGTCGTCCTCGACTACCTGCGGCTGTACGGGCCGCTCGTGCTCTGTCTGTTCACCTTCTTCGAGACCTCGATGCTGTTCCCGTTTCTGCCCAGCGAGGTGGTCGTCCCCGCGGCCGCGGCCATCCTCGTCACCGACCTCCCCTCGTTGCTGGTGTTCGTGACCGCCGCCGGCGTCGGCGGCACGGTCGGCGCGTTCGTCCCCTTCTACGTCTTCTACGACACCCGCGCGGGACGGGCGGACTGGCTCCGCCGGTACGTCGACGTCCCGGACGCGAAACTCCGGCACGGCCAGCGCTGGTTCCAGCGGTGGGGCCGGCCGTCGGTCCTGTGGGGTCGGTTTCTCCCGGTGGTCCGGTCGGTCGTCTCGATTCCGGCCGGGCTCGCACGGATGAACCCCTTCGAGTTCGGCCTCCTCACCGCCGTCGGCACCGTCGCGTTCTACGCGGTCGCCGGCGCGGTCGTCTACTACGGCCGAACGCGGGGCGTGTTCGAGACCGCAGTCGCCGTCGCGGCCGAGCGGCCAGTGCTGGCCGCGCTCGCGCTGCTGGCACTGCTGGCTCTCGGCGTCCTCGCCGACCGCGCCGTCGACCGATGGGTGACGCGGGACTGA
- a CDS encoding DUF6920 family protein encodes MQYTRALGRVAVGAGTLLAAALAARRLRSRRSAQRIAALYRPSTTGRDATFDPADAAGLPAPVRRYLTSAIPEGHPLVDTARIEQTGQLRTGDAASSWLPFSATHHVTVDPPGFLWDASVRAAPAVSVSVRDRFCDGEGSAAVSLFGVVPLDSVGTSPELVEAELQRYLAEAVWYPTALLPREGVQWDPIDERTAEATVEHRGVSASLTVSFTDDEVRAVHTERYRRVDDGFELTPWTGRWDDYERRNGLRVPLSGEVIWHRPEGELRAWQGRVTDIEYDGGV; translated from the coding sequence ATGCAGTACACCCGGGCGCTGGGACGCGTGGCTGTTGGAGCGGGGACACTGCTGGCAGCCGCACTCGCCGCCAGACGGTTGCGCTCGCGTCGCTCGGCACAGCGAATCGCCGCGCTCTACCGGCCCTCGACCACGGGACGCGACGCGACGTTCGACCCGGCAGACGCCGCCGGGCTGCCGGCGCCGGTCCGACGGTATCTGACGAGTGCGATTCCAGAGGGTCACCCGCTCGTCGACACGGCGCGAATCGAGCAGACCGGACAACTACGCACCGGGGACGCCGCGTCGTCGTGGCTCCCCTTTTCGGCGACCCATCACGTCACGGTCGACCCGCCGGGTTTCCTGTGGGACGCGAGCGTTCGGGCTGCGCCGGCCGTCTCCGTCTCGGTGCGCGACCGGTTCTGTGACGGCGAGGGCTCGGCGGCCGTCTCGCTGTTCGGTGTCGTCCCGCTCGACAGCGTCGGGACGAGTCCGGAACTGGTCGAGGCGGAGCTCCAGCGCTATCTCGCCGAGGCGGTCTGGTATCCGACGGCGCTGTTACCCCGCGAGGGGGTCCAGTGGGACCCCATCGACGAGCGAACGGCCGAGGCGACCGTCGAGCACCGTGGCGTCTCGGCGTCGCTGACGGTCTCGTTTACCGACGACGAGGTGAGGGCGGTCCACACCGAGCGCTACCGACGCGTCGACGACGGGTTCGAACTGACGCCGTGGACGGGTCGGTGGGACGACTACGAACGCCGGAACGGCCTGCGTGTCCCGCTGTCGGGCGAGGTCATCTGGCACCGTCCCGAGGGGGAGCTGCGGGCGTGGCAGGGCCGCGTCACCGATATCGAATACGACGGCGGCGTGTGA
- a CDS encoding halocarboxylic acid dehydrogenase DehI family protein, with protein sequence MDTSRQRYEMEATGWQRGVYDDVRATFRAPIVNWIWRTTMANYPDFCRYLWSQVKPLFETKAFARFSVRYRETVLSAIESEVEIPTYRRSELGVRPAEYTELRGQLATFDVVAPRLAVLFRVTNRALHGESVGASRGTDRAATAPFPDWLDAGRGREPSMVPVDEFDEDITETAAQFQRFHGFDDGLPSIYRCLAQWPTLFDALWADLGPVLESETFTAACDRADECTDAFVDSVPYSPRLAPDALATQGFDEALVADVQQLFREFDEGALDDVIPGLHLWAATVDAVGERDW encoded by the coding sequence ATGGACACGAGCCGGCAGCGCTACGAGATGGAGGCGACGGGGTGGCAGCGAGGAGTCTACGACGACGTTCGGGCGACGTTTCGGGCGCCTATCGTCAACTGGATCTGGCGGACGACGATGGCGAACTACCCGGATTTCTGTCGGTATCTGTGGTCGCAGGTGAAGCCGCTCTTCGAGACGAAAGCGTTCGCGCGCTTCTCGGTTCGCTACCGCGAGACGGTGCTGTCGGCCATCGAGAGCGAGGTCGAGATACCGACGTATCGGCGGAGCGAACTCGGTGTGCGGCCCGCGGAATACACGGAGCTACGGGGGCAACTGGCCACGTTCGACGTCGTCGCCCCGCGGCTCGCGGTGTTGTTCCGAGTGACGAACCGCGCGCTCCACGGCGAGTCCGTCGGCGCTTCCCGTGGAACTGACCGCGCGGCCACGGCGCCGTTCCCGGACTGGCTCGACGCGGGGCGCGGCCGGGAACCGTCGATGGTACCCGTCGACGAGTTCGACGAGGATATCACCGAGACCGCGGCCCAGTTCCAGCGGTTCCACGGCTTCGACGACGGGTTGCCGAGCATCTACCGCTGTCTCGCCCAGTGGCCGACGCTGTTCGACGCGCTCTGGGCGGACCTCGGGCCAGTGCTCGAAAGCGAGACGTTCACAGCGGCGTGTGACCGCGCCGACGAGTGCACCGACGCGTTCGTCGACTCGGTCCCGTACTCGCCGCGGCTCGCCCCCGACGCCCTCGCCACGCAGGGGTTCGACGAGGCCCTCGTCGCGGACGTACAGCAGCTGTTTCGGGAGTTCGACGAGGGCGCCTTAGACGACGTCATCCCCGGACTGCATCTCTGGGCCGCGACCGTCGACGCGGTCGGCGAGCGCGACTGGTAG
- a CDS encoding sugar O-acetyltransferase, whose protein sequence is MSSEKEKMLAGELYDPADPELVADRVRARELVRLYNRTGATDRESRALLLDELFGSVGETPTVEPPFRCDYGEQITVGDRFFANFGCVFLDVCSITFGDRCLLGPSVHVYTATHPLDAESRAEGREYGKPVSVGDDVWIGGQAVLNPGVDVGDRSVVASGAVVTRDVPEGVVVQGNPAEVVKELD, encoded by the coding sequence ATGTCCAGTGAGAAGGAAAAGATGCTCGCCGGCGAGCTGTACGACCCGGCAGACCCAGAACTCGTCGCCGACCGCGTTCGCGCCAGAGAACTGGTTCGGTTGTACAACCGGACGGGCGCGACCGACAGGGAGAGCCGAGCGCTCCTCCTCGACGAACTGTTCGGGTCGGTCGGCGAGACCCCGACCGTCGAGCCGCCGTTCCGGTGTGACTACGGCGAACAGATTACCGTCGGCGACCGCTTCTTCGCGAACTTCGGCTGTGTCTTCCTCGACGTCTGCTCGATAACGTTCGGCGACCGATGCCTGCTGGGACCGTCGGTCCACGTCTACACGGCGACGCATCCACTCGATGCTGAGAGTCGGGCCGAGGGAAGAGAGTACGGCAAGCCCGTCAGCGTCGGTGACGACGTCTGGATTGGCGGTCAGGCGGTCCTCAATCCGGGCGTCGACGTCGGTGACCGGTCGGTGGTGGCCTCGGGAGCCGTCGTCACCCGGGACGTCCCGGAGGGCGTCGTCGTACAGGGGAACCCCGCAGAAGTCGTGAAAGAACTGGACTGA
- a CDS encoding amidohydrolase family protein: protein MEELAGTVLVGESFEPIRGRVVVEDGRIEAVEEAETDATDIIVPAFVNAHTHLGDSVAKDAAVGLSLEDAVVPPESLKHRRLAAADRTELVTAMRRTLRHVHRTGTITCLDFREFGVEGAQALREAAEPLAIEPFIFGSDELSVLDVADGYGASGANDADFTDERAATAERGVPFAIHAGEPDASDIHPALDLEPDLLVHMVHARQEHLDRVAAQSVPIAACPRTNAVLDVGRPPIRELLDHTTVALGTDNVMLNPPNMFREMAYTATQFDVSAREVLGMATTAGADIAGLDCGRIAPGRRAALTVLDGDSDNLAGSADPVEAVVRRATPLDVERVLV, encoded by the coding sequence ATGGAGGAACTAGCCGGGACCGTTCTCGTGGGGGAGTCGTTCGAGCCGATTCGTGGACGCGTCGTCGTCGAAGACGGCCGCATCGAGGCCGTCGAGGAAGCCGAGACCGACGCGACCGACATCATCGTCCCGGCGTTCGTCAACGCGCACACCCACCTCGGCGACAGCGTCGCCAAAGACGCGGCCGTCGGGCTGTCGCTCGAAGACGCGGTGGTGCCGCCGGAGAGCCTGAAACACCGCCGGCTGGCGGCCGCCGACCGAACCGAGCTCGTGACGGCCATGCGCCGGACGCTTCGACACGTGCACCGCACCGGGACGATAACCTGTCTCGACTTCCGGGAGTTCGGGGTCGAGGGGGCACAGGCGCTGCGCGAGGCGGCCGAGCCGCTCGCTATCGAGCCGTTCATCTTCGGGAGCGACGAGCTGTCCGTCCTCGACGTCGCCGACGGCTACGGGGCGTCCGGTGCGAACGACGCCGATTTCACCGACGAGCGCGCCGCGACGGCGGAGCGTGGAGTGCCCTTCGCCATCCACGCCGGCGAGCCCGACGCCTCCGATATCCACCCCGCGCTCGACCTGGAGCCGGACCTGCTGGTCCACATGGTCCACGCCCGGCAGGAGCACCTCGACCGGGTCGCGGCGCAGTCGGTCCCCATCGCGGCCTGCCCGCGGACGAACGCCGTCCTCGACGTCGGCCGGCCGCCGATTCGGGAGCTACTCGACCACACGACGGTCGCACTCGGGACGGACAACGTGATGTTGAACCCGCCGAACATGTTCCGCGAGATGGCCTACACGGCCACGCAGTTCGACGTGAGCGCACGGGAGGTCCTGGGGATGGCGACGACGGCCGGCGCCGACATCGCCGGTCTCGACTGCGGGCGAATCGCTCCCGGCCGACGCGCGGCGCTCACCGTCCTCGACGGCGACTCGGACAACCTGGCGGGGTCGGCCGACCCGGTCGAAGCGGTCGTCCGGCGCGCCACACCGCTCGACGTCGAGCGGGTGCTGGTCTGA
- a CDS encoding acetamidase/formamidase family protein, with protein MAQQGVPEELHVDQYTLGLVGPDQEWAGTVADGGRVTTYTPPGCWGPMVTPSFRGGHEVTRPIRVEGATVGDAVAIHIRDIEVTSMATSTGSMAEREDAFRDDPFVDHRCPECGTTWPDSVVEGTGEDAIRCAECGANASSFGFEYGYTVAFDHENGVGVTLDTDGAHELATDAEAVMDIPENARQHPILLYEPDGMPGTLGRLRPFIGNIGTTPPVTMPDSHNAGDFGQSLIGADHDYGVETEADLEARTDGHMDIPEVREGATLICPVAIDGGGIYVGDLHANQGDGELSLHTTDVSGTVTMDVEVIQGLELDGPVLLPTEEDLPFISRPYSDAEREAGRELGTAHGVDVETEMAPIQVVGSGATVNDATQNAFDRATTLLDMTEGEVRARCTFTGGVQIGRLPGVVQLDMLAPLDVLAERGLADTVRAQYGL; from the coding sequence ATGGCACAGCAAGGTGTACCAGAGGAGCTACACGTCGACCAGTACACGCTCGGACTGGTCGGTCCGGACCAGGAGTGGGCCGGTACGGTCGCCGACGGGGGCCGAGTCACGACGTACACGCCGCCGGGCTGTTGGGGGCCGATGGTCACGCCCTCCTTTCGCGGCGGCCACGAAGTGACACGCCCCATCCGCGTCGAGGGCGCGACCGTCGGCGACGCCGTAGCGATACACATCCGCGATATCGAGGTGACGAGCATGGCGACGAGTACGGGGTCTATGGCCGAGCGCGAAGACGCTTTCCGGGACGACCCGTTCGTCGACCACCGGTGTCCGGAGTGCGGAACGACGTGGCCCGACTCGGTCGTCGAGGGCACCGGTGAGGACGCCATCCGGTGTGCTGAGTGCGGTGCGAACGCCTCCTCCTTTGGCTTCGAGTACGGTTACACCGTGGCGTTCGACCACGAGAACGGCGTCGGCGTCACCCTCGATACAGACGGCGCCCACGAGCTGGCGACGGACGCCGAGGCAGTGATGGATATCCCCGAGAACGCCCGCCAGCACCCGATACTGCTGTACGAGCCTGACGGGATGCCAGGCACACTCGGCCGGCTGCGCCCGTTTATCGGGAACATCGGCACGACACCGCCGGTGACGATGCCGGACTCGCACAACGCGGGGGACTTCGGGCAGAGTCTCATCGGCGCGGACCACGACTACGGCGTCGAGACCGAGGCCGACCTCGAAGCGCGGACCGACGGCCACATGGACATCCCGGAAGTCCGCGAGGGCGCGACACTCATCTGTCCCGTCGCCATCGACGGCGGCGGCATCTACGTCGGCGACCTCCACGCGAACCAGGGCGACGGGGAGCTCTCCCTGCACACCACCGACGTCAGCGGGACCGTCACGATGGACGTCGAGGTCATCCAGGGGCTCGAACTCGACGGCCCCGTCTTGCTTCCCACCGAAGAGGACCTGCCGTTCATCAGCCGGCCCTACAGCGACGCGGAGCGCGAGGCCGGCCGCGAGCTCGGCACAGCCCACGGCGTCGACGTGGAGACGGAGATGGCGCCGATTCAGGTAGTGGGGTCGGGCGCGACGGTCAACGACGCCACACAGAACGCCTTCGACCGGGCGACGACGCTGCTCGATATGACCGAAGGCGAGGTCCGGGCGCGCTGTACCTTCACCGGGGGCGTCCAGATCGGCCGGCTCCCCGGCGTCGTCCAGCTCGATATGCTCGCGCCGCTAGACGTGTTAGCCGAGCGCGGTCTCGCCGACACCGTCCGCGCACAGTACGGGCTCTAA
- a CDS encoding aldo/keto reductase: MTVPTISNGLPALGLGTYKNTGEQATESVTTALEMGYRHIDTAAYYENEAAVGAGIEASSVPREEVVVATKLWYDDLAGDDVVPSATASLDRLGLDYVDLLYVHWPAGSYDAAETMAAFNDLYDEGVVDSIAVSNFTPEQIATAQKHSEAPIAANQVELHPLLQQDELRAYCDRNDVAVVAYAPIARGKVSDVPELTDIAGKHDASEVQVALAWLRQNDVAAIPKATGEAHIRANWESQRLTLDDTDLAKIDELDYHERLIDPGFAAW, encoded by the coding sequence ATGACCGTACCGACCATCTCGAACGGGCTTCCGGCACTCGGACTCGGCACGTACAAGAACACGGGCGAGCAGGCCACCGAAAGCGTCACCACGGCGCTGGAGATGGGCTATCGCCACATCGACACCGCGGCCTACTACGAGAACGAGGCGGCGGTCGGCGCCGGTATCGAGGCGTCGTCGGTGCCCCGAGAGGAAGTCGTCGTCGCGACGAAACTCTGGTACGACGACCTCGCCGGCGACGACGTCGTCCCGAGCGCGACGGCGAGCCTCGACCGGCTCGGTCTGGACTACGTAGACCTCCTCTACGTCCACTGGCCGGCGGGTAGCTACGACGCCGCGGAGACGATGGCGGCGTTCAACGACCTCTACGACGAGGGGGTCGTCGACAGTATCGCGGTGAGCAACTTCACGCCCGAGCAGATAGCGACCGCACAGAAACACTCCGAGGCGCCCATCGCCGCGAATCAGGTCGAGCTCCACCCGCTCCTCCAGCAGGACGAGCTACGGGCGTACTGCGACCGAAACGACGTCGCCGTCGTCGCTTACGCGCCCATCGCCCGCGGGAAAGTGTCCGACGTGCCCGAACTGACCGACATCGCCGGGAAACACGACGCCAGCGAGGTCCAGGTCGCGCTGGCGTGGCTTCGCCAGAACGACGTCGCGGCGATTCCCAAGGCGACCGGCGAAGCCCACATCCGAGCGAACTGGGAGAGCCAGCGGCTCACGCTCGACGATACCGACCTCGCGAAGATAGACGAGCTCGACTACCACGAGCGGCTCATCGACCCCGGCTTCGCAGCGTGGTGA
- a CDS encoding helix-turn-helix domain-containing protein, translating to MPRSIREGVKHLQVTVHVDDDHAPEFFELLADSPTIAEARLVDWSMTADDQSTLLYTVDGDPTTVAERATDTDGIESVELSETTRGRTYVLVVMRPLETPLFAAIHRASTQAGLVVRKPIVYRDGTMAARVVGDAAALQRALDAAPDGVDVRIDEIGRLRAGADGPVASLSDRQREAVAAAVELGYYNQPRGATHEDVAAELDCAPPTASDHLQKAEANIVRAVMDQFGGGA from the coding sequence ATGCCTCGCTCGATACGTGAGGGCGTGAAACACCTCCAGGTCACCGTCCACGTCGACGACGACCACGCACCGGAATTTTTCGAGTTGCTGGCCGATTCGCCGACCATCGCGGAGGCCCGGTTGGTCGACTGGAGCATGACGGCGGACGACCAGTCGACGCTCCTGTACACTGTCGACGGCGATCCGACGACCGTCGCCGAACGGGCGACCGATACCGACGGTATCGAGTCCGTGGAACTGTCGGAGACGACGCGGGGCCGGACGTACGTGCTGGTCGTCATGCGACCGCTGGAAACGCCGCTGTTTGCCGCCATCCACCGGGCGTCCACACAGGCTGGCCTCGTCGTCCGCAAACCGATCGTCTACCGCGACGGGACCATGGCGGCTCGGGTCGTCGGCGACGCTGCCGCCCTCCAGCGCGCCCTCGACGCCGCACCCGATGGCGTCGACGTCCGGATAGACGAAATCGGCCGGCTCCGGGCGGGGGCCGACGGTCCGGTAGCGAGTCTCAGCGACAGACAGCGCGAGGCAGTCGCCGCCGCGGTCGAACTGGGCTACTACAACCAGCCCCGCGGAGCAACGCACGAAGACGTCGCCGCCGAACTCGACTGTGCGCCGCCGACGGCCAGCGACCACCTCCAGAAGGCGGAAGCGAACATCGTCCGCGCGGTGATGGACCAGTTCGGGGGTGGCGCGTGA
- a CDS encoding cupin domain-containing protein, with protein sequence MDSERRPSDRGERIDDGGGQTLRTGRPLADGTPTDGPALDLHPESAASVLLRQSPRPLVSDPVSETWATLLERPDQGESDRPVLVQWVSPASPAPPPHRHPTTETFRSLEGTLTVLREGDPVRLGPGDSLTVRPGQAHTFRNDTDETVAFRAELPSMRTVSALYTVWGLAHERGSDDDGTYPGPGPVRSLAIAADLFDETAMSMAPLPVQRLLWAVVGRAARLSGVPGIDDAYLDSPFWDRHVEQPAWDT encoded by the coding sequence ATGGACTCCGAGAGGCGACCCTCTGACAGGGGAGAGCGTATCGACGACGGCGGGGGACAGACGCTGCGGACCGGTCGCCCGCTCGCGGACGGAACCCCCACTGACGGACCGGCCCTCGACTTGCATCCCGAGAGCGCTGCGAGTGTCCTCCTGCGGCAGTCGCCTCGCCCGCTCGTTTCCGACCCGGTGAGCGAGACGTGGGCGACGCTGCTAGAGCGGCCGGACCAGGGCGAGAGCGACCGTCCCGTGCTGGTCCAGTGGGTGTCGCCGGCGTCACCCGCGCCACCTCCCCACCGCCATCCGACGACAGAGACGTTCAGGTCGCTCGAAGGGACCCTCACTGTCCTCCGCGAGGGCGACCCCGTTCGACTCGGTCCCGGCGACTCGCTGACTGTCCGACCGGGGCAAGCCCACACTTTCCGAAACGACACCGACGAGACCGTCGCGTTCCGCGCGGAACTCCCGTCGATGCGGACAGTGAGCGCGCTCTATACGGTCTGGGGGCTGGCACACGAGCGCGGCAGCGACGACGACGGCACCTACCCCGGCCCGGGACCGGTGCGCTCGCTCGCCATCGCGGCGGACCTGTTCGACGAGACGGCGATGTCGATGGCTCCGCTCCCGGTTCAGCGACTCCTCTGGGCAGTCGTCGGACGGGCCGCCCGCCTGTCCGGAGTGCCCGGCATCGACGACGCGTATCTCGACTCGCCGTTCTGGGACCGACACGTCGAGCAACCGGCGTGGGACACGTGA
- a CDS encoding type II CAAX prenyl endopeptidase Rce1 family protein — translation MGLTDRTPLTFERGPLVPAAAYLVVIGVLSALVFVSPAASPPPVLGMAWGVFLVGLAIGAFTVEGVSQRRVLPSARALVSVSGVLAAFWALYNLVAVALALGGVVGFEAAWSRAAARPLPYLAALSSSLLFTAIPEELFFRAYLQQRLVAMAGGDTRRTVVAGVAAAALLFAVFHLPRWVLASGHGVGTALVVRFAGLTLAGLAYGLVYAVTGNLWLVALCHATMNYPPLLVSVHVPAELHLVAGAVEYAALVSVVYLAVRVLDPDRPAPVWSRKGFAS, via the coding sequence ATGGGGCTGACTGACCGGACCCCGCTGACGTTCGAGCGGGGGCCGCTGGTCCCCGCCGCCGCGTACCTCGTCGTCATCGGTGTCCTGTCCGCGCTGGTGTTCGTGTCCCCGGCAGCGTCACCGCCGCCCGTTCTGGGGATGGCCTGGGGCGTGTTCCTCGTCGGACTCGCTATCGGTGCGTTCACAGTCGAGGGCGTCTCGCAACGCAGGGTCCTCCCGTCCGCTCGCGCCCTCGTCTCCGTGAGCGGGGTCCTCGCCGCGTTCTGGGCGCTGTACAATCTCGTCGCGGTCGCCCTCGCGCTGGGCGGCGTCGTCGGGTTCGAGGCCGCGTGGTCGCGCGCCGCCGCCCGCCCGCTCCCCTATCTCGCGGCGCTGTCCAGCTCGCTCCTGTTCACCGCGATTCCGGAAGAACTGTTCTTCCGTGCGTATCTCCAGCAGCGACTCGTCGCGATGGCCGGCGGCGACACCCGCCGCACGGTCGTCGCCGGCGTCGCGGCCGCGGCGCTCCTGTTCGCCGTCTTCCACCTCCCGCGGTGGGTTCTCGCGTCGGGGCACGGAGTCGGTACCGCGCTGGTCGTCCGATTCGCCGGGCTGACGCTCGCGGGTCTCGCCTACGGGCTCGTGTACGCAGTCACGGGGAACCTCTGGCTGGTCGCGCTCTGTCACGCGACGATGAACTATCCGCCTCTCCTGGTTTCAGTGCACGTTCCGGCCGAACTCCACCTCGTCGCCGGTGCCGTCGAATACGCCGCTCTCGTCTCGGTCGTCTACCTGGCCGTACGCGTGCTCGACCCGGACCGGCCAGCGCCGGTCTGGTCTCGCAAGGGGTTCGCGTCCTGA
- a CDS encoding DUF4397 domain-containing protein, producing MSSSSTSRPAVARLLALVLAAAVFGSLVVASVGVAAAQEDQSDAEVRVIHAVPDAPAVDVYVDGELVFEDVEFGEESEYQSVPAGTQTVTVTPANDSETVVYEEELDVESGQATVAVGGELAADGEDLVAVALPDDAEPGENESAVRLAHLAPDAPAVDVTVAETGDVLFDDVEFGNATEYATVPPGEYELEVRNATDDDDGEVVQTVNVTVEDGEAYTAVATGYLDTEEAPVDEPFTVEVYQDRTNASDE from the coding sequence ATGTCCAGCAGCTCAACAAGCAGACCGGCAGTAGCGCGATTACTCGCGCTCGTACTTGCAGCGGCCGTATTCGGGAGTCTAGTTGTCGCCAGCGTCGGCGTCGCGGCGGCACAGGAGGACCAGTCGGACGCGGAAGTCCGGGTCATCCACGCGGTCCCTGACGCGCCGGCAGTCGACGTCTACGTCGACGGCGAACTGGTCTTCGAGGACGTCGAGTTCGGGGAGGAAAGCGAGTACCAATCGGTCCCAGCGGGAACACAGACGGTCACGGTGACTCCGGCGAACGATTCTGAAACGGTCGTGTACGAAGAGGAGCTAGATGTCGAGTCCGGCCAGGCCACCGTCGCTGTCGGCGGTGAGCTCGCCGCCGACGGCGAGGACCTCGTCGCTGTCGCGCTCCCCGACGACGCAGAGCCGGGAGAGAACGAATCGGCGGTCCGACTCGCCCACCTCGCACCTGACGCGCCAGCGGTCGACGTGACCGTCGCGGAGACCGGCGACGTGCTCTTCGACGACGTCGAGTTCGGCAACGCGACCGAGTACGCGACGGTTCCGCCGGGCGAGTACGAGCTGGAGGTCCGGAACGCGACGGACGACGACGACGGCGAAGTCGTTCAGACAGTCAACGTGACTGTCGAGGACGGTGAGGCCTACACCGCGGTCGCCACGGGCTACCTCGACACCGAAGAGGCACCCGTTGACGAACCCTTCACCGTCGAGGTGTACCAGGACAGGACGAACGCCAGCGACGAATAG
- a CDS encoding glutathione S-transferase N-terminal domain-containing protein has protein sequence MLELYQAEGCPYSEKARQKLSDLGVSYTIHNPRTHEGETLNEQTHDELLALGGEDQIPFLVDHRREETTYESDDIVEYLDEHYS, from the coding sequence ATGCTCGAACTCTACCAGGCCGAGGGCTGCCCCTACTCGGAGAAGGCCCGCCAGAAGCTGTCCGACCTGGGCGTCTCGTACACGATCCACAATCCCCGCACGCACGAGGGGGAGACGCTGAACGAGCAGACCCACGACGAACTGCTCGCCCTCGGCGGCGAGGACCAGATTCCGTTCCTCGTCGACCACCGGCGCGAGGAGACGACGTACGAGAGCGACGACATCGTCGAGTACCTCGACGAACACTACAGCTGA
- a CDS encoding family 43 glycosylhydrolase: MNRRELLAGVGAGALVGTATRAYQSADTYRNPVYDHVFPDPDVLRVESTYYAYGTYHQWASGPVERQLVPVLRSSNLVDWEPVGPAFEAAPPWSRYRGLWAPGVGRRGGRTLLYYSDAEFGAENPGVGVATAPDPTGPFEPRGGLFRSEPVGVPNSIDPMLFEGGHPYLFWGSHRGSYGVRLADDGLSTAGEKFQIAGEGVEAPYVVERDGCFYFFGSRGTCCAGAESTYHVVTGRAEQLRGPYRNRDGERLTADGATGTTILQSSETFRAPGHCAVVCDAQGGWWLLYHAYVAGKAWVGDTPRRVLMLDRLRWRDGWPVVGEDGTPSRVGKVPPASHSYSA, from the coding sequence GTGAACCGGCGCGAACTGCTCGCGGGCGTCGGAGCGGGGGCGCTGGTCGGGACCGCCACGCGAGCGTACCAGTCGGCAGACACCTACCGCAACCCGGTCTACGACCACGTCTTCCCGGACCCAGACGTGCTCCGGGTCGAGAGCACCTACTACGCTTACGGCACCTACCACCAGTGGGCCTCGGGCCCCGTGGAGCGCCAGTTGGTACCCGTGCTGCGGTCGTCGAACCTCGTCGACTGGGAGCCCGTCGGGCCGGCCTTCGAGGCGGCGCCGCCGTGGTCGCGCTACCGGGGGCTCTGGGCGCCGGGGGTCGGCCGACGCGGGGGCCGGACGCTGCTATACTACTCCGACGCGGAGTTCGGTGCCGAGAATCCGGGCGTCGGCGTCGCTACCGCTCCGGACCCGACCGGTCCCTTCGAGCCCCGCGGTGGGCTCTTCAGGAGTGAGCCCGTCGGTGTCCCGAACTCCATCGACCCGATGCTGTTCGAGGGCGGGCATCCGTATCTGTTCTGGGGAAGCCATCGGGGCAGCTACGGCGTCCGGCTGGCCGACGACGGCCTCTCGACCGCGGGGGAGAAGTTCCAGATAGCGGGCGAGGGCGTCGAGGCGCCCTACGTCGTCGAGCGCGACGGCTGTTTCTACTTCTTCGGCTCGCGGGGGACCTGCTGTGCGGGCGCCGAGAGCACCTATCACGTCGTCACGGGTCGGGCCGAGCAGCTACGCGGCCCCTATCGCAACCGCGACGGGGAGCGCCTCACGGCCGACGGCGCGACCGGGACGACTATCCTGCAGAGTAGCGAGACGTTCCGCGCACCGGGCCACTGCGCGGTGGTCTGTGACGCACAGGGCGGCTGGTGGCTGCTGTATCACGCCTACGTCGCGGGCAAGGCGTGGGTCGGGGACACGCCGCGCCGGGTCCTCATGCTCGACCGCCTTCGATGGCGGGACGGCTGGCCGGTGGTGGGCGAGGACGGCACGCCGAGCCGCGTGGGGAAGGTGCCGCCGGCCTCGCACAGCTACTCGGCGTAG